Part of the Natronobacterium gregoryi SP2 genome, TTCCGGGCGCTTTCGATCAACTCCGCCGCGCCGCGATCTGCCAGGTCGCTCGCGAACTCGCGGGCGGCCTCGGCGTGGCGTTGGACGGACAGATCACGACTCGCGATTACCGACTCCTCGCCATCGCGGTCGAAGACAGTGACGTTCGCGTGGACGTACTCGCCTTGTAGGATCGCGTAGATACCGATCGGGGCGATACAACCGCCGCCGAGTTCCGAGAGCAGCGTGCGCTCGACGGTCGTCTCGACGCGGCTGCGCGGGTGATCGATTGCCTCGCGGATCTCGCGGGCTGTCTCGCCGTCGGCCGCGGTCACCGCCAGTGCACCCTGGCCCGGCGCGGGGACGAACGTTCCCGTCGGCAGCTGCTGGTAGTCGACGTAGTGGGCGAGCCCGCTGCGCTCGAGGCCGACCGCCGCGAGTACGATAGCGTCGTACTCCGTCTCGACTTCGCGACCGAGCGCCTGGCGCTCGAGTTCCGAGAGGTCGTCGAACCACTCGTCGACGGTACGTTCGTACTCGGGTTCGAAATCCTCGTTTCCGGTGTTTCCTTTCCGCTCTTTGTCCGCTTCTGATCGTTTCTGGTGTTCCGCCTGGAGCGTGGGTGCGAGCAACTTCTCGAGACGGGTGTCGACGTTCCCCCGCAGTGGTGCGACCTCGAGGTCGGGTCGTTCCGAGAGCAGTTGTGCTCGGCGGCGCAAACTCGAGGTGCCGACGGTCGCTCCCCGTGGTAGTTGCTCGAGACTCGAGTCGTCGGGCGTCACGAGGGCGTCGCCCGGTCGCCCTCGCTCGGGAACGGCGGCGGTGACGAGGTCGTCGGGCTGTTCGGTCGGCATGTCTTTCATCGAGTGGATCGCGCCGTCGAGGTCGCCCTCGAGGACGCGCTCGTCGAGTTCGCGGA contains:
- the hemC gene encoding hydroxymethylbilane synthase, which codes for MRTRGTLRLATRGSTLARRQAGLVEEALEDRRYEVELVTVETTGDQIRDELIHRLGKTGAFVRELDERVLEGDLDGAIHSMKDMPTEQPDDLVTAAVPERGRPGDALVTPDDSSLEQLPRGATVGTSSLRRRAQLLSERPDLEVAPLRGNVDTRLEKLLAPTLQAEHQKRSEADKERKGNTGNEDFEPEYERTVDEWFDDLSELERQALGREVETEYDAIVLAAVGLERSGLAHYVDYQQLPTGTFVPAPGQGALAVTAADGETAREIREAIDHPRSRVETTVERTLLSELGGGCIAPIGIYAILQGEYVHANVTVFDRDGEESVIASRDLSVQRHAEAAREFASDLADRGAAELIESARKETERDDESTAEPSEGE